In Desulfosalsimonas propionicica, the following are encoded in one genomic region:
- the rseP gene encoding RIP metalloprotease RseP: protein MSTVIGLVIVLGVLIFFHELGHFLVAKAFGVGVERFSLGFGPKILKKTIGETQYCISALPLGGYVKMVGEQPDAELDDAEIPYSFTHKPVSRRMLIVAAGPFFNFILCILIFFGIFSISGERILEPVIGKIKDGSPAQSAGLESGDRVVAVQDKVINAWPEMAEAIARSGGRPIDFTIERDGRRRQVTISPVKDEVEDVFGETRDRFLVGITAAGEVRAERLNPVAAMGESLYRTYMIVELTIVSVVKLIQGAISADTLGGPIMIAQLAGEQVEHGIVNLLAFIALVSVNLGILNLLPVPVLDGGHILFFGIEAIMGRPVSLRVREVAQQVGIFLLMLLMVFVFYNDIMRLLTG from the coding sequence ATGAGTACGGTTATCGGATTGGTCATTGTCCTGGGTGTATTGATTTTTTTCCACGAGCTGGGACATTTTCTCGTGGCCAAGGCTTTCGGGGTGGGCGTGGAGCGCTTTTCTCTGGGATTCGGCCCCAAGATTCTAAAAAAAACCATTGGTGAAACCCAATACTGTATCTCCGCGCTGCCCTTGGGCGGATACGTGAAAATGGTGGGCGAGCAGCCCGACGCCGAACTCGATGATGCCGAGATTCCCTATTCGTTCACCCACAAGCCGGTTTCCCGACGCATGCTGATCGTGGCCGCAGGGCCGTTTTTCAACTTCATCCTGTGCATATTGATTTTTTTCGGCATTTTCAGTATCTCCGGGGAAAGGATACTGGAGCCGGTCATCGGGAAAATCAAGGACGGGTCCCCGGCCCAGTCCGCCGGGCTGGAAAGCGGGGACCGGGTTGTGGCCGTACAGGACAAGGTCATTAACGCCTGGCCTGAAATGGCCGAGGCCATCGCCCGGAGCGGGGGACGGCCCATTGATTTTACCATCGAGCGCGACGGCCGCAGGCGCCAGGTAACCATCTCCCCTGTAAAGGATGAGGTGGAAGACGTTTTCGGCGAAACCCGTGATCGTTTTCTCGTGGGCATTACCGCAGCCGGGGAGGTCCGGGCCGAGCGGCTCAATCCGGTGGCGGCAATGGGCGAAAGCCTGTACCGGACCTACATGATCGTGGAGCTGACAATCGTGTCCGTGGTTAAGCTTATCCAGGGGGCCATTTCGGCCGACACCCTGGGCGGGCCCATCATGATCGCCCAGTTGGCCGGTGAACAGGTGGAGCACGGAATTGTGAACCTGCTTGCGTTTATCGCCCTTGTCAGCGTGAACCTGGGGATTTTAAACCTGTTGCCGGTGCCGGTGTTAGACGGCGGTCACATCCTGTTTTTCGGCATTGAGGCCATCATGGGCCGCCCGGTGTCGTTGCGGGTTCGGGAAGTGGCCCAGCAGGTCGGGATCTTTCTGCTCATGCTGCTGATGGTTTTTGTTTTTTACAATGATATCATGAGATTGTTGACGGGATAG
- a CDS encoding 1-deoxy-D-xylulose-5-phosphate reductoisomerase — MTSRNLAILGSTGSIGRNTLAVARRFPERFSIRALTARNNIDLLAAQIQDFCPDIAVVYDPSDAEDLKKKLGRKVSTKILHGEQGYLDAATHEGVDMVVSAMVGAAGLLPTLAAIEAKKDIALANKETLVMAGDLVMDKARTSGVRVLPVDSEHSAIFQCICGNRRKDVEKILLTASGGPFCNSPASEFARIKPGDALAHPTWQMGSKITIDSATLMNKGLEVIEAMHLFSLCVEQVEVVIHPQSIIHSMVGYCDGTVMAQMGLPDMQGAIAYALSYPQRLSLGLSSPDFPGIGKLTFQAPDLEKFVCLALALEAGKIGGTMPAVLNAANEVAVAAFLEDRIGFDRIAGLIGSVMQQYEPLPDPDLDNILAADAWGRNAARAQLPE; from the coding sequence ATGACTTCCCGCAACCTCGCCATTCTTGGCTCCACCGGTTCCATCGGCAGAAATACCCTGGCTGTGGCCCGGCGTTTTCCCGAACGGTTTTCGATCCGGGCCCTGACTGCCAGAAACAACATTGATTTATTGGCTGCTCAGATTCAGGATTTTTGCCCTGATATTGCGGTTGTCTATGATCCCTCTGATGCCGAGGATCTCAAAAAGAAACTGGGCCGGAAAGTTTCCACGAAAATTTTACACGGGGAGCAGGGCTATCTCGATGCCGCCACTCACGAGGGCGTGGACATGGTGGTTTCAGCCATGGTGGGCGCGGCCGGCCTGCTGCCGACACTTGCGGCCATAGAGGCAAAAAAAGACATTGCCCTTGCCAACAAGGAAACCCTGGTCATGGCAGGGGACCTGGTCATGGACAAGGCCCGGACCTCCGGTGTGCGGGTGCTGCCGGTTGACAGTGAGCACAGCGCCATTTTTCAATGCATTTGCGGCAATCGCCGAAAAGATGTGGAAAAGATCCTTTTGACAGCCTCAGGCGGTCCGTTTTGCAACAGTCCGGCTTCTGAGTTTGCCCGGATAAAACCCGGTGATGCCCTGGCGCATCCCACCTGGCAGATGGGCAGCAAGATCACCATTGATTCGGCAACATTGATGAACAAGGGCCTGGAGGTAATCGAGGCCATGCATCTGTTTTCATTGTGCGTGGAACAGGTGGAGGTGGTAATCCATCCCCAAAGCATTATCCATTCCATGGTGGGTTATTGCGACGGCACGGTTATGGCGCAAATGGGCCTGCCGGATATGCAGGGAGCCATTGCTTATGCCCTGTCATATCCGCAGCGGTTGTCCCTGGGTTTATCCAGTCCTGATTTTCCGGGCATTGGAAAGCTTACCTTCCAGGCCCCGGATTTGGAAAAATTTGTCTGCCTGGCCCTGGCCCTGGAGGCCGGAAAAATCGGGGGCACCATGCCCGCAGTGCTCAATGCGGCAAACGAGGTGGCTGTGGCCGCATTTCTTGAAGACCGCATTGGGTTTGACCGGATTGCCGGGTTGATCGGATCTGTCATGCAGCAATACGAGCCCTTACCGGATCCTGATCTGGACAACATACTGGCCGCAGACGCATGGGGCCGCAATGCAGCCCGGGCTCAGCTGCCTGAATAA
- a CDS encoding isoprenyl transferase codes for MKSDSAEDMGLDPSRLPVHAAVIMDGNGRWAQKRMLNRVKGHERGADTVRAVVRASREIGIQYLTLYAFSTENWQRPKSEVKALMTLLKRFLASERKEMVENNIQLRVLGQIHHLPEDVREGLTDIMAETSRNDGMCLCLALSYGARSEIVEAARNLARQVKEERMEPEDITEELFSQNLYTHGIPDPELLIRTSGEYRISNFLLWQIAYSEIFVTPTLWPDFTREEFIGILKDFQRRERRFGKVAEK; via the coding sequence TTGAAGTCTGATTCTGCCGAAGATATGGGGCTGGATCCGTCGAGACTGCCCGTTCACGCTGCAGTGATCATGGACGGAAACGGCCGGTGGGCCCAGAAACGGATGTTAAACCGGGTTAAGGGCCATGAGCGGGGGGCGGACACGGTACGGGCGGTGGTCCGCGCCAGCCGGGAAATCGGAATCCAATACCTGACCCTTTACGCTTTTTCCACGGAAAACTGGCAGCGGCCCAAATCCGAAGTAAAAGCCCTGATGACGCTTCTTAAACGTTTTCTGGCATCCGAGCGCAAGGAGATGGTTGAAAACAATATTCAACTTCGCGTGCTGGGCCAGATCCACCACCTTCCGGAAGATGTTCGGGAGGGCCTGACGGATATCATGGCGGAAACCAGCAGAAATGACGGCATGTGTTTGTGCCTGGCGCTTTCCTACGGGGCACGCTCGGAAATTGTTGAGGCTGCCCGAAATCTTGCCCGGCAGGTCAAAGAGGAGCGCATGGAGCCCGAAGACATCACCGAAGAGCTGTTTTCGCAAAATCTCTATACCCACGGAATTCCGGATCCGGAACTGCTGATCCGAACCAGCGGCGAATACCGGATCAGCAATTTTTTGTTGTGGCAGATCGCCTATTCGGAGATTTTTGTGACCCCCACCCTGTGGCCGGACTTTACCCGCGAGGAATTTATCGGCATCCTCAAGGACTTTCAAAGACGCGAGCGCCGTTTCGGCAAGGTTGCGGAGAAATGA
- the pyrH gene encoding UMP kinase, whose product MNQAKYQRVLLKLSGEALMGDGNYGIHPETLGYVAREVKSAVDLGVEMAVVVGGGNIFRGMAGSSQGMDRASADYLGMLATVMNSLALQEALEKIDIPTRVLSAISMHQVAEPYIRRRAVRHLEKKRVVIFAAGTGNPYFTTDTAAVLRAAEIHAEVLLKATKVDGVYDMDPVGNTTAKFIQDIDYMTVLEKRLHVMDSTAISLAMDNHLLLVVFNLRESGNIRNAICGQAVGTKICEPRK is encoded by the coding sequence TTGAACCAGGCCAAATACCAGCGCGTATTACTGAAGCTCAGCGGCGAAGCCCTGATGGGCGACGGCAACTACGGCATCCACCCCGAAACCCTGGGATATGTGGCCCGGGAGGTCAAATCCGCTGTGGATCTCGGGGTGGAAATGGCCGTGGTGGTGGGCGGGGGCAACATTTTCCGGGGTATGGCCGGCAGCTCTCAGGGCATGGACCGGGCGTCTGCCGACTACCTGGGCATGCTGGCCACCGTCATGAACAGCCTGGCCCTGCAGGAGGCCCTGGAAAAAATCGATATTCCCACCCGCGTGCTTTCAGCCATATCCATGCACCAGGTGGCCGAGCCCTATATCCGCAGGCGGGCGGTCCGGCATCTGGAAAAAAAGCGGGTGGTCATATTCGCAGCAGGTACCGGTAATCCCTATTTCACTACGGATACGGCCGCCGTGCTCCGGGCGGCAGAGATTCACGCTGAAGTTCTGCTCAAGGCCACCAAGGTTGACGGGGTCTATGATATGGATCCCGTGGGCAATACCACTGCAAAGTTTATCCAGGATATTGATTACATGACGGTCCTGGAAAAAAGGCTGCATGTCATGGACAGCACCGCCATTTCCCTGGCCATGGACAATCATCTGCTGCTGGTTGTCTTTAATCTCAGAGAAAGCGGCAATATCCGCAATGCCATCTGCGGGCAGGCCGTTGGAACAAAAATTTGCGAGCCCCGGAAGTAA
- the tsf gene encoding translation elongation factor Ts: protein MATISADMVKQLRDRSGAGIMDCKEALSECDGDMEKAADYLRKKGLATAKKRSGKVAGDGVIQSYIHMGGKIGVLVEVNCETDFVAKTDEFKEFAKNIAMHIAASSPLGVVPEDIPADVAEREREIYRQQVLEMGKPENVAEKIVEGKMNKFYKESCLMNQLYIRDTNLTISDVLNEMIAKTGEKITINRFARFQIGES, encoded by the coding sequence ATGGCAACAATTAGTGCTGATATGGTAAAGCAGCTCCGCGACCGTTCGGGCGCGGGGATTATGGACTGCAAGGAGGCCCTGAGCGAGTGCGACGGGGATATGGAAAAGGCTGCGGATTACCTTCGTAAAAAAGGCCTGGCCACGGCCAAGAAACGGTCCGGGAAAGTGGCCGGCGACGGTGTGATTCAGTCCTATATACATATGGGCGGCAAGATCGGGGTGCTCGTGGAAGTCAACTGTGAAACCGATTTTGTGGCCAAGACAGATGAATTCAAGGAATTTGCCAAAAACATCGCCATGCACATTGCCGCCTCAAGTCCCCTTGGCGTGGTTCCCGAAGATATCCCTGCAGACGTGGCCGAGCGCGAAAGGGAAATCTACCGCCAGCAGGTACTGGAGATGGGCAAGCCGGAAAACGTGGCCGAAAAGATCGTCGAAGGCAAGATGAACAAGTTCTACAAGGAATCCTGCCTGATGAACCAGCTCTACATCCGGGATACCAATTTGACCATCTCAGATGTGCTAAATGAGATGATTGCCAAGACCGGGGAAAAAATCACCATTAACCGCTTTGCCCGTTTTCAGATCGGAGAAAGCTGA
- the frr gene encoding ribosome recycling factor, translated as MIDLIISEASEKMDKSVDALKKDLKKIRTGRASLSLLDDVRVNYYNTPTPLNQLASLSVPESRMITIQPWDPSAIKEIEKAIMKSNLGLTPSSDGKIIRITMPPLTEDRRKDIVKQVNKVCEEYRIAVRNIRREANDSLKTLKKDGDASEDDVTKAFDQIQKLTDEHVKQIDDLYKDKEKEILEV; from the coding sequence ATGATCGATTTGATTATCAGTGAAGCCAGTGAAAAGATGGACAAGTCGGTGGACGCCCTGAAAAAGGATTTGAAAAAAATCCGCACAGGGCGGGCATCGCTGAGTCTGCTCGACGATGTTCGCGTCAATTACTACAACACGCCCACTCCGCTAAACCAGCTTGCATCCCTGTCCGTGCCCGAAAGCCGCATGATTACCATTCAGCCCTGGGATCCTTCGGCGATCAAGGAGATTGAAAAGGCGATCATGAAGTCCAATCTCGGTCTGACACCCTCAAGCGACGGCAAGATCATCCGCATTACCATGCCGCCGCTGACCGAAGACCGGCGCAAGGATATTGTCAAGCAGGTCAACAAGGTTTGCGAGGAATACCGGATTGCCGTGCGAAACATCCGCAGGGAGGCCAATGATTCCTTAAAAACCCTGAAAAAAGACGGCGATGCCTCAGAAGATGACGTGACCAAGGCCTTTGACCAAATCCAGAAGCTCACAGACGAGCATGTCAAGCAGATAGACGATCTGTACAAGGACAAGGAAAAGGAGATCCTTGAAGTCTGA
- a CDS encoding phosphatidate cytidylyltransferase, whose product MHLKRWITSIIAVPLLIALIFWASLPVFAAFISIVAAVALYEYFFIVFRGDRGRIFSPVALSGLAAGIAMIMAVAWLPENSLLFFVFLGLAAAALLSIQAYKKGPQIMETVALQVQGLVYIPLCLSMLVLLRAQPQGLAWLFFVLFVVFLGDVGAFYVGTYKGRHKLNAAISPGKTIEGALGGLGANLVVGLIFKLLFIPGLPVLHTLVLVVLMGLAGQAGDLFESELKRTAGIKDSGSILPGHGGILDRIDALLFAVPVAYAWKILVL is encoded by the coding sequence ATGCATTTAAAGCGTTGGATTACCAGCATTATTGCCGTTCCCCTGCTGATTGCCCTTATTTTTTGGGCATCGCTGCCGGTGTTTGCCGCGTTTATTTCCATAGTGGCGGCAGTGGCCCTTTATGAATATTTCTTCATTGTTTTCCGGGGGGATCGGGGCCGCATATTTTCGCCTGTTGCCTTGTCGGGACTCGCAGCCGGGATTGCCATGATCATGGCCGTTGCCTGGCTGCCGGAAAATAGCCTGCTGTTTTTCGTGTTTCTGGGTCTGGCGGCCGCTGCACTGCTTTCCATACAGGCATACAAAAAAGGCCCGCAGATCATGGAAACGGTTGCCCTCCAGGTCCAGGGGCTGGTTTATATTCCTCTTTGCCTGTCCATGCTGGTACTGCTGCGCGCACAACCCCAGGGACTGGCATGGCTTTTTTTCGTGCTCTTTGTTGTTTTTCTCGGAGATGTGGGTGCTTTTTATGTGGGCACATACAAAGGGCGGCACAAGCTCAATGCTGCCATCAGCCCGGGCAAAACCATAGAAGGGGCCCTGGGGGGCCTGGGGGCGAATCTGGTTGTGGGCCTGATCTTCAAGCTGCTTTTTATTCCCGGGCTGCCAGTGCTGCATACGCTGGTGCTGGTGGTGCTCATGGGCCTTGCCGGCCAGGCAGGCGACCTGTTTGAGTCCGAGCTCAAGCGCACCGCCGGGATCAAGGACTCGGGTTCGATTCTGCCGGGCCACGGCGGGATTTTGGACCGCATTGACGCCCTGCTGTTTGCCGTGCCTGTTGCTTATGCATGGAAAATACTGGTGCTTTAA